The Bacillus sp. FJAT-27916 genomic interval AGCTTCGTCAATGATGATTTTCCCCATTTCAGAACAACTCCATTTCTTCAGTAGATTGTCAGTACTCTTATCCCGCATTAACGGACAGTATGACTCCCGCTGAAAAAAGCGTAGAAAACCGAGAAGCAGGCAGGAGATCAACTGTCCATAAAAGCCCGATTGGTTCAACTAACCTTCAGTGGAGAAAAGGCCCCCCTGAAGGAAGTTTCACTTTATTATATCTATCGGAAATTATATTGTAAATGCAACAAAATATTTTGGCAGAATGCTCCTCCATTCCCTTTCCATTCGTCTTGGCATAAAGGAAAAGAAGGATACCTTCTAGAAGAATATTCAATAGACTGAAAAAGGAAGTGATTATGTGTTTTACAATGAAATGACCGACCGGTTGAGAATTGAGTATCCCATTATACAAGCACCGATGGCAGGCGGGATCACGACAGCTGAGCTGGTAGCCGCTGTCTCTCGTGCTGGGGCACTTGGAATGATTGGAGCAGGCTATATGACACCGGAGCAAATGAGAAGCCAAATAGTGGAGGTCAAAGAGCGAACCAAAAAGCCGTTCGGTGTTAACCTATTTGTGCCGAATGAATTTGAGGCAAGTGAGGAGGAGATAATAAGGGCCAACTGTCTTTTGAATCCTTTACGAGAGGAGTTAAATCTCCCTGCTAAAGAGCTGGCTGTCGTTCCTGATTACGAGCAGCTAAAAAAAACATTTCATGAACAAATTAAGGTAATCATTGAAGAGAGCATCCCTATATGCACCTTTACATTTGGAATTCCATCATCTGAGATAATCGCGGAATTAAAACAAGCAAACACCCTCTTAATAGGAACCGCCACAACAGTCGAAGAGGCCGTTGTAAATGAGGAGAGAGGAATGGATATGGTCGTCGTTCAAGGGAGTGAGGCTGGCGGGCATCGCGGGAATTTCTTGCCTGGAGCAATAGAGGGGTCGATTGGCTCGATGTCCTTGATACCACAGGTAGTTGATCATGTAAGCATCCCGGTTATCGCTGCCGGCGGAATAATGGATGGGAGGGGATTGATGGCGGCTGTTTGCTTAGGAGCCAAGGGAGTGCAGCTGGGGACAGCCTTCTTAACCTGCGCGGAAAGTGGTGCTCAAGATGTCCATAAGGAGGCCGTCCTTCATGCGAACGAGAATGACACGACCTTAACCCGTTCCTTCTCAGGAAAATGGGCGAGGGGGATACATAATCGTTTCACCGAGGTTATGCAAAAGCATGAAGCTGGACTCCCTGAATTTCCTGTCCAAAACACGCTGACCCAAGATATCAGAAAAGTCTCAAGCGCAAACGAGAATCCTGATTATCTCTCGTTATGGTCAGGACAAAGTCCGAGATTAGCCAGAAGTCTATCGGCAGAATCCTTAATCAAAGCCATTCTCTCTGAGGCGGAGGAAATCAAGAGAACCCAATGAAGAAAACGAGAAAATAGGTGGAAAGAAGAGCTCCAAGCACTAAGTGGCTTGGGCTTTTTTAGCATTTGAATAGGTTTCGTCCAGCTTATTTTACGTTATACTTCATTAATGTTTCTGAAGCCTTCACTAGCTTTCCGAAATGAAACGACTTTGCCGAAGTGGCTTAAATCATGTAAAGCTCATTCCTTTTGCAGATAGGGGAGCACCTTTTCCTTATTAACTATATATTTCTTCACCTTGTCCTTGGGTTTAACACCGTATGACATGTGCAAGGTGTCTGCATAGAATAGGAGGCTCTCATTCGTCATAAGCTTCAATGCTTGGTGAAGGACCGTCATTCCCCCAATACCAGAATCAAAAAAACCAATCTTTATGATATTCACTCTTCTCCTAGATAAAGGGTTTTTAAATATACTATTTTATTAAAGTAACTAAGACGACTTTTTCATTGCTGCAATTAACGGCATCTGATAAATAAGAATGTCCTGAATTAAATAGAATCAATATTATCTATGATGCATAGCCTGATTCTATCTGCTTTCAAATGGTCTTTTTCTTACGAATATATTTATGCCAGAATATCTTTTTGGTGTTAAAATAGAGATAGGTGAATATTATTAATATTCAAAACAGAGGAGAGCCCTTATGAACAGCAGGTAATATAACTAAATGATCCTAGACTTTTCTTCTTATGGCCGTATATAAAAGACGCTGCCCCATATGAAAGAGCGGCAAATTCAATATTCATGTAATGCCTATTAACATTGGGGGGATAATAGATGTATTTAAGAAATGCTCCAATAAAAGCATATTAGATATTCATCTTATCTTGTAAAGGAGGATGCCTTATGGGTTTCTTATCAACAGTTCTCGCGGTAATAGTCGCCTTGGTTATCTTCGCAATATGCGGTTAAATAGGAAACAGAAAAAGGATCTATTGTTTTTCATTGTCCCGCTGATCCTATTTCAAGTGAATGAACTGATTAAAGCAGATGTACAGATTCCTGTGCTTGGATATGTGCTGCGCTGTCACTTCAATGACTACCTTGGAGGCATCTCCTTTGCAGCATACCTGAACTTTATTTTATCCTTGAGTAACTGGACTTCGTTTCAGCTAACAAAGATCCAGCACTTCCTGATTGCCGGCTTATTATGTGGTATCTGCTGGGAGCTGATCACGCCCCTTTTTATACAATCAAGTACCGGTGATTTTTGGGATGTTATTGCTTACATCTTAGGGATGCTGACCTACTGGTTTTTCAGCGAAGTATTGGTATTTAAATAGTAGAAATAAGTACGGAAAATATAGACAAAAAAGAGGCGGCCTATGGGCCGTCTCTTTGTATTTTTAAATTCTTTGCCATTTGCAGGGGACCTTGATGCAGGAGCAGTATGACCCCAAAAGTCATTACTATCGGCTTGTCTTGGAGTTATCCGCTTTGAAGAAGCATTCTTTCAATAATCATAGAGCCAAAACAACTTGTGCAATAAATGTGCAATCCCACCTGCTCCTCGAAAAGAAAGCTCCCGTAAAACAAGAAAAAACCCTTGATTATCAAGGGTTTTCCGGTATGGAGCTAAGGGGATTCGAACCCCTGACCTCTTCGCTGCCAGCTATAGGGGGATTGTTAAATAAGTAAAATACGTTAAATACGTATGGTTTTGTCGGATATTTTGTTAAATATGTTCGGTTACGTTAAATAAGAAAATTAATTCTGTGCAAAAATATGTGCAATGTGGGTATGGTGGTCACTAGGTTATATATTAGTCTAATAAAACTGGAGATGGAAAAAATTTAAAAATGAAAATTCACCAAGTGAATCCTCTCTAGAAATAATATGCGATAAGGCTCTTTTTAGCGGAAGAATAAAATAGGTCAATTATTATCTCCTGCTTAGTTTAATTTCTTTTTTATCGTTTTTTGAAATATCATAACTATATTTGATCTTCAATCGCATACATACAACGCATAAATTCAGATAATTTCGACCCCTCAATCAACTCTAGAGGAAACTGCTCAATATAAAGGTCTATATTAGTAGTATTCCAATTCCTTTGTATCTCGTTTAGCAACTTGATTTCTTCGTTACTTAATCCCCAAGTCTGTTTATAGAATATTTCTTCTTTTGCAGAGAAAAAGTTTTTAGGTTTATACCTATTTTGAAATTGGCTCTTACCTATTTTATTTTTTTCTGCTTTACCTCTATTATAGATTTCAAAGTATTTACGGCATAAAGCTGCTGTCTTCTCTTTGTCTAGATGGTCAAATAAGAAACATAAAATATTTTCATCGATAAAATAAGATTCTATTGAATATTCTTCCAGTATAAATGCGTTATCTTTGTTATATATATAAGAAAACTCAGATAGACTCTTTTCTATCTTTGTCTTTACCTCGTTTTTTGTATTTCCATCAGAATCTACGAGTATCCAGAACTTATAATTATTATGGTGTGCCTTATTCATAACATCAAGAATTCTTGCATTCGTGTAGAAACCAAGAGTATCTATACCGCCCACTTCAATAATTTGTATAACTTTTAGCAAATCTGTTTTAATCTTTTTATATTTCATCAAAGTTTGGAGAATGGATTTAATTAATTTTTTGTCATCTGGTCCTTCAACAAACAATATCTTAGTATGTTGGAAAATATCATCAGGTTTTATACCTAGTTCACTAATAATGTGTATTGGATCTGATGAAAGTTTCTTTGTAATACCACGTTCTTTTTTTATACAAATTAGCTCCTGTGGAGCTAATTGACTCACTACTACTGGTGAATGTGTTGAAATGAATACTTGATTCGATATACTTAATTCTCTCAAAATATTTATAATTTTTCTTTGTAGTGAAGGATGCAAATAAACTTCGGGTTCTTCAATAATAAGGATAAAATCCTGTTCTCCTATAGTATGTTCAATATAAGCTTCAAGAATTGCTATTATTAATAAACTTTGCATACCTGTTCCGCTAGACTCTATGTCAAAACTATTTATAGCTTCATTTAAAATATCGTGGTCTCTAATTTTCGTTTTGTGTAAATGGATAATATCGGTTTGATCTGCTTGAATCTCTATAGACAAAGATTGATTACCAATTATCTCTTGGAATTTATTGCTCAACTCATATGATAATAATTTTACTTTCTCATCTTCGAGTTTCTTTAGTTCCTTTTTTACATCTGAAATTTTCAGTGGTACACCATCGATAATAACTTCTTCGTTATTGTCTCTCTTTTTATTCCCCCCAATTAACATCTCCATTAGTTGACTAATATTACTACTCTTCTTACTAAAACTGTTATCTTCTGGATTTCGAATGGAAGATATATATTTTAAATCAGGTAGGAATTCCTCAATAGTCTTTGGCGGGATTCTCTCCTGATTTTCTTCGAAAACATACCAACCTTTGTATTTGTCATTATCTTTCTCAAAAAATAAGGTTATCTGTACCTCTCTTTTTTTTAGTGCTTGATTATAAAAGTCTTGCGCTTTTTTTCGATTTATTGAACTTTCTAAAAGCAATTGCAAATCTATTGTATCAATCTGTTGAAATGTAATTGAAATAACCGGTAGTTCTTCGGAGGAAAACATATGAATGTCTTTTTCTGTAAATTTCCTTTTGCGAAAAAAGACTTGGATAGCATCAAATATTGCAGTTTTACCATAATTATTTTTCCCTACAATTGAAACTAGATTATCAGTATTGATATATATATCATCAATTGACTTAAACTTCGTTATACTTAACTCCTTTATTTTCAAATTATCCTCTCCTATATGGTTGTATTTTGTGTACATTTATATATCTACTTTATGTAATTATTTTACAGCTAGATTTGTTTTAATACAAAAAAATAGCTTTAGTCTATTAATACAATACTCTTCCTACGTACTACTCAAAAAGAAGCTATAAAGTATAATCTGGCAGTTGAAAACGAGGTGGCAACTTAATGATAGCTACCGTCAAGGTGAGGCGATGGTTAAGAAACATATTAAATTAATGATACGTTCTTTTAACAATGAATGTGATGCTGTTATCCATAAAGTGAAATTTAATAATGTAGAATCTGCAGAAAAAAAGATTAGAAAAGCTAGAGAACAGCTAGATAAGTTAAATAGATACTTATCTATTGAGATTACTGATTATTTTTTAAACTTGAAGCTAGAAGAACCATACCTTGCTTATGAATATGCTAAAAAGCTAAATGAGTAAAGTAAGGAACTGAGGCTTCAGAAAGAATTATTGCGTGAAGAAATAAGAGTAAAACAAGAGATTGAAGAAAGATTAAAAGTTCTTGAAAAAGAAAAACAATATTATATAAATGTAAATGCATCTTTGATATATAGAAATAAACTAGAAAAAGCTGAAGATAACTTTAAGAAGGATTTAATTAGAGAACTAGAGAAATCTGAAATAAAACTTAAAAAGATAGAAGAAAGATCTGAATTAGATTATAGGGTTCGTAATGCAAAAGCAGGGTTTGCATATATAGTTTCCAACTTAGGGGCCTTTGGGGAGAATGTATTTAAAATTGGGATGACAAGGAGACTTGAACCATTAGATTGTATTCGAGAGTTAAGTGGAGCATCTATATTCCACAAAAGGGCATAGTCCAATTTAAATTTTTATCTTCTTTTGGGTATTTCTGATGAAATTATAATTTATCATTTTATTGCTATATATGCTAATATTGCTAAGCATTTCAATAGTTTGTTAATTTAATTCTGAATGTTTTGAATTCATCTTATTGTGGTATTTATTGGAATAACAGGATCTTTAATTCGAATTCATAAAGGAGGACTATTTTAAAATGAAAGATAAAATTAAAGAGGAAATAATACAATATATAGTGGAATATAAATCGGCAAATTTTGGGGATATAGAGAATCATTTGGAAAGTAAAGGAATTCCTTATAAAGGGGATTTCGTTTTAGATTTTCCTGATAATCCAACTGTATTTCTATGGAAGGGTATGTCTAAAGATTTTTTAACAGCAGTCAGAGAATTAATAGGAACTGGTACTATTATTCCTGTTGAAGTATCACGTGTATTAGGGTATGGATATAGTGAAACTAAAGTATATGGGGAGCCAGTTGCGAAAGAACCAAAATATCATTATAAAGAAGAACATTGGCTACCATTAGCATTTAAACTTCCAGATAATAATAATCGAGATTAATTGTAGTCTAGCCCAATATTAATCCTAAAGCAGCTTTCCATATTAACCCCCTATGGAAAATGATATTCAAATTGTGTATTGTACTGGTTGTCGATATATCTTTGACTGGATTTAGATTTATTCTATAGGGGATCATTAATAAATAGCTATAAAAAGCAGATAAAACAAATTACCAATATTAACATAAATATTAATATTAATATTAACAAAAAACTTGATAATTATGGAATGATGGGATAATATTAATTATGTAAAGAATGTATACGTAATGTATACATAATGATTACATTCCCCTCAATCTCTCACGAAGACCGAGAGGAACAATTTGATTTAATAACTTAAATATTGATTAGGTGTTGAAAAACTATCTTTATTAGAGAATATATTGCTCTAATAATAGCAGTGAATATAGCCTTTATTAGGGCATTTAATATATTTTCTCTAGTAAACTGCTGTTTTAGAAATTTTAATGTTTTATTGGAGCTTTCACTTCTTTGGTTTTTTAGCAAAATTATCACCACCTTTTCAAAATGGATTATCTATATGAAACGGGATGCCGCCCGTGGATTATAGACACAACAAATATAGCCGATGAGGCTTATTTTTTTTGCTTCGGCTTCCTGAAAAAACTAATTTATAAAATTAGTCATACCTCGTATTCTCTCATTTTAGCAAATATGGTATTTAATAGCAAATAGATAATAGGGAAATTTTGTGTGTTTTTGTGAAATAGACAAAAGAAAATGGTCAGTTCAAGAGAACTGACCATTCATTGAGTAAATGCATTAAGTATTAGATATAGGTATGGTGACCTATTTATGAGGTTCTAACTTATATTTACTTAACTCAATATAGTTTTGATTTATAAATTGGATGAAAACTATACTTTTAGAAGCTAGGAAAAACAAAAAGAATATGCTGCAATTTTTTTCACCAGGATATTAATCGGATGGAATCTTTGTCGATAAGATTTAGTGAATATTGGAATTTGATTTCGATTACTTTAGTATTTAACCTAATATATGATTCAGCATCAATTTTAGAAAGTGTATAATTGAGTGAATTAATCAACTGCAAACTATAAATTCCGTCTGAATCCTGACATTTCTCAAGTATTTTATCAAGTTCACTAGATGATAAATCTCTATATATTATGTAAATTTCATTTAAGTATAATTCTATTTGTAGAGGATTAAAGAGAAACCACGACTTAGTTTGTCTAGGGTTGAAAATAATTGTATAGTCCTGAAGGGAATTTTTGTAATAATCTTTTTCCTTAATTGATTCCTTATATAAAGAAATAGCATTTTCCTTAACCCCTGTGTATAAATGAATATGGTTACCATCCTTTTGAGCAAGCTTATCGATTTCTGTCCGTAAGAAATTTATTTTATTATTTGCTTTGTAATCAAGTTTAAAATGAGTCTTTTTTTCACTACTCATTTTTATAAGCTCCCTAATAATTATTGAATCAAGAGTATCTTGTAATTTCTTATTTTTATATTCATTAACTAAACGTTGTTTCTCAGAGTCATTGCTCAAAAGTTGTATAGGGATAGGAATTACTAGGGATTCTTCTTTTAATGAAGTGGGATCATCAATATTAGTACCTGCTAATACTCTTGCCAGTGACTCTTGATTAAATTCTTCTGTTTTAGCCTCCAAAAGAATATTAGAATTAGTCTTTAAAGCTATATCTAATTCTTTTAAATTGGCCATTAAATTAATGTAATACATATCTTTTAATGTATTAAACACAGCGATTAACTCATACTTGCTATCTGCATTACCATTATCTAAATTAAAAAAAGACTTAAAATCTTGATATGATGTCAATAGTTTTTGATCTTCCTCGTACGTATTATACCTCAAGAGTATACTGGTGATTGAATCAAAATTCAGTTTTGATATATGTTCTGGATTAACAGAAGCACAGTAAAATAGATAATATTCATCTATTACGTTTTCTATGATTAACCATTTAGCTTCTCTGTTTTCTGGCATAATCTCAAAATTTTTTAAGAAGCTCTTTGTTTTATCTAAATTTCCCCAAATATAATCAGTATAGTCCCATTCATAAAAGTGATTACTGATATCCATATAATGGTTTAAAAGATTTTTATATTCCTCTTTATTGACTAAATCCTCTTTATAAGAAATGTAATAGGAATAAATACTAACTATTAAAATGATTCTATCAAAGTCTTCACCCAAATTTTGTTCGTTATTCACCTTGCTCCAAAGGTATACGAAAGTTTCTTTGTCTTTATGATTCAAGGCAGTTATTAATAGCGTTAATAAAATTCTCTCAATGGTATTTAGGTCTTCATAATTGTTATCTTCCGTTCCATTCATATATCTTGTTGTTAATATATTGTCTATTAGCTTTTTTATATGTAGTTGTTTTTCATCTTGTGAGATGTATTTATTCTGCATAATTTGGTAATAAAGACGGTTAAAAACACTTACTATATATTTATCAAATTCTATATTGTTTTCTAAAAGTGCGTTCTTATACATTTCTGTAAAAAGAGTGTTAAAACTCATTTTCCTTAATATAAAATCATCTTTAATGTCCTTTAAACTATATAGTAAACTGAATAAAGCATTATCTAAATATAATTGAAAATTAATAGCCTTATCATTAGAAATTTTGTAGAGATTAGTTATTAACTGGGAGGCATTTGTGAAATAACCATACTCGACTAATTCTATTGAAATTTTTTCCAACACATTGATGCAGTCTGCAACAATGGTTGATTTTTCCGGTAATTTACTTGTAATAAATATCTCTTTAAATATTTCCTCTAATAAAATGATATTTTCATTGGTAATCTGTAGGTTTTGATTTCTAATTTCTTCAGTTGTATGAGTATAAATTTTAGAAAGCAATTCAAACATCTTTATTCTCCTTTTCAACTAAAAGCCTGAATTCATCAAGAATAAAGGACCGGATTTCATATCTTACTTCATCATCAATTTTAAGAAATTTAAAAATACTGATTAAAATATCTAACACACCTAAAAGGCAAATGAAAAAGTTTAATAAAGTTCCAAATAACATATTTTTAGCTACAAAAAAGTAATTGAATGGAATCATTAATAACAAAATAATAATTACTTCATAACCTGTATATAGTTTTCTTTTTCTGACAAAATAAAACTCCAATAGATTTAGACCATATCTTTTTTCTCGGCTTGGACCTACTACTAAAGCGAGTAGAGCGATACTAAGGGATATTATTCCTGCTTGAACAGACCAAATTGTAGTTGTAAGCGAGTTTATTTCCTTACTTATAGTAAAGATATTTATAAACCGATTACTGTTGTTTTCAAAATAAACTGTCCCTTCATATCCTATTAATAGTATCAATATAGGTATTAAAATCCATTTAATAAAATTTGCTAGCATATTCTTTCCCCTTAAAATAAGTGTCAGTATACTGTCACTTACATTGATTAGAATCCGTTTATAAACTTATGTCTCCTTTCTTCTTCTGAGCTATTTATTAAATGTTCTATCCTGTTTACTACATATTGTTTTATAGGTATTAATTTAATTCCTAAATCGATTTTATTTATTGTTTCTAAAATTTTTTTCCAATCAGTAATCTCTAGGTCACTAAACAATTGATCCCCAATAATACTTCTATTATTTTTTAGCCACCTTATTTTTGAGAATAGTGAGGGGTCTTGACTCTCTTTTATAAAAGCAATAATTACATCATCAAACCATTCAGTCTTTGTATTATGAATAATATCCATAATAAAGTTTATTTTTATGATGTTTTGATAATTATTTTTGACATAGCCTATAATGAAATCTCTGGCCCGTTCGATGTTTTGACTATTAATACCTTTAAAAAATACGTTACAAAAGTGGTTTGTACTAACAAAGTAATCTTCTTTAACTAAAATTAAATCAGCTATTTTTTCTAAAGTATCTCCTATGTTTTCTATATCCCAAATAAATCCCAATCTAATCCTATTATGAAAATTCCGATCTCCTTTATAATAAAGTTTGTTTGTAAACTCGATTAAATAGTCTGCATCTCTACGCAGGATATATTTTAAAATTGTACCTGAATAATCGAAATAAGAATCTACTTTGATTTGTTGAAAATACATTTCCTTTATTATTTCTATATTGTTAATAGATTCTAAATATAATAATAGAGAATTGTCACGACTTTCAATGCGTACTATGTTATCTCTTTCTCGGTTTTCTATAGTGATTGTTTTCAAGAGATGGTCGTAAAAGTCAATCTGTATATTTTTTAAATGTGTTAACCTTCCTAAACAAATCTTTACATTTTCATCTATAGTTTTTAAGAAGCCAATAAATTGATTGACCTCACCTGAATTTAAATGTGTCTTTTTATTTTCATAAAAACAAATAATCCAGTTTAATCTAGCATTAAAAGACTTTTTTTCTAGTAGGGTTAGAATTTTTTTAGCTACTTTTATATTGCTTAAATGCCCTTCGAAAACTAGATGAGGTACATAATTCAAATCATTATTCTTTCCAATTATTAATTCAATAAGAAAAAGTCCAATCTGAGTATTGTTATTGAAATTTTCATCAATGATAATATCCAACACTCTATTTTGATTCCAATCATCCTTAATAAAATTTATTAGATATAGATATTTTTCAATGAAATCAGTAGCTTCTACTGTTGATTGAAATACGAAAGATTTCCGTAATACTTGCTCTTTTATTTGAAGGTCCTCGTCAAAATCATACTCTTCTTGAACAGATATTCTATTCAAATCTATTCTGCAATATATTTTATAAAGATCATTTGTATATTCGGTTTTTAGTGTATATTCATTTGATTCCATTTCGGAATTGTGGCTTAAAAAATCTAAATATCTTTGTACAATTAAACAGTGTTCGAACACTGTGGGATTTAAATGTTTCGTGATTAATTTTAAAATGTACTCTTTGTCAAAGAATACTAGGTCTTTATTCTCTGTATACTCATCACAATAAGTGGATAATAAATCTAAGCTCATTTTATTGTTAATGTGGAAATAAGTATTTATGGTATCCCATATAACTTTTCTAAAAGATTTTAAAATATCAATATTAGGTAAATCATATTTATAGTATATAATTTTATTCTCTCTTCCAGCCTTGACACTTTCAAAAGTAAATTTTAAAAAAGTTTTAGCTAATTCATAAAATGCAGCAGAATATAAAGCATCTTCTTTTTTCAATCCACTTATTAATACGTCAAACAATGTGTGTTGTCGAAAAAAACCAAATTGTTGATCATCCGGTTCAAATGAAAATGTCTCCCGTATTTTGTGGATTAACTCTGGAAGGTGTTGGGGTTGTTTTCTTACATATTCAAAACTTAATTCAATTGAGTCCTTTAATTCCATTGATAATAAAGTAATTTCCTAATAAATCAATTATTTTATTTTTATTATATGAAAACTGATTACGTTCATAAAATATAGGGTAGTCTTGAACATCCAAATTTGGTAGTGCCATTATGTCATCATATAAATATGTTAATACTTCATTTGGTAGATAAAACCAAAATGTGGTTAGGAATGGGAAGTCTTTCTCTCTATTTTCGATATTACCTAAATAATTTTTAAGTGATGGTTTTACTTTCTCCATTACTTTTTCTGAACCAAAAGAGTTATTTGCTGAAATTACACATTCTTTAAATCGTTCTGCTTTTGAATCAAAGAATTTTTCAAGTAGTCGTTCAAAAGATAAATAACCTTTTTTAATAAAAGCCAAATAGAAAAAGTAATTCGATATGTTCTGTTCAGATATCTTTACATAATTATATTGAATCTCAACCAATTCCCATTTCTCCAATTTCTCTATTAAGTCTATAAATTTATGGTAATCAATTTCAAACAATTTAATTATTGGTTCAATTAATTGCATATCGTTATATGGAAGTGTGTGAAAGAACGAAATAATTCCTAAACACTGGATAGTAAATTTATCTTCAATATTAATACTATCGTTAATAAAAGTTGTAAAGTATTTCTCAAAAAGCTCGGAAACATTATGTAATACTGATAAATCTTGTTTTTCGAGTGCTAATAATGCTGCCATTATAGCTAATCTTGGATTACCATTTGAAATAGCTATGATTTCATTTTGATATCTTCCATTAAAGATATTAAAAGGATTTGCCGTTAGTATATCTGCTATATGTTCATCCTTAAGTTTTTTAATGTCCAAAACAATTTTCGATAGGTCATTTAATGAAGATTTAATTACATTTAAGGCATAATCTCGCACAGTTATAATGATTTTTAAACTTCCTTTTCTTGAAGCCTTATAAAAACCTATAATTTGATTAAATGTATCTATCCTATTTGCATCATCAACAAATAAAATATAATCCTTATTAGGATTAAAATATTCATATAGATCTATTAATAAATCGCAATTTTTATAAGAAATACAGAAAGAATGATAAGAGGTGTTTTCAAATAAGAATTCCCGTATTGTTTCTATGGCTAACTTAGTTTTCCCTACACCAGCAGCTCCATTTAAAATTACAAAATCTGATGTATGAATTGCAGATTTCAATTCTTTTTTTTCTTCTTCTCTATGTAAAAAAGAATTATCTAAGGGGGTAGCTATGCCATTAGAAGCTTTATTATATTCTTCAATAAATGATTCTAAGGAAACTACCTGGCCAGTATCGAATGATAAATCTAAATACTGGTGGACTAAATTGCGATGATGTAAATGTAAATCTAGAGCAAGTAAATCTAGAGTAATCAACGTCAATGTAATACCTGTATCTTCTAATAAGGTAGTTAATTGATTTTGAGCTTTACTATTTAATTTAAAATTCACACACAAAATAATTTCTGCAATATTTTTTACAGCTATACCTGTTTTCTCGTGATCTAGACATTTCTCAATATCTTCTTTCAACTTTTTTACACCTGCTGTTATATTTGTAGAATATTCAACAAAAATATATTTCCCATTTGGTAATAAAAAAAATGTATCGGGAGTTCCCTTAATAGTTTTTTGTTTTCCTGTCTGACTACCTGTTCTAGCAAAAGATGAATAATTAGAATTCCGCAAGATTAAATAGCTATCGCAAAGCTCTTGAAAAACCGTTTCGTTTATTTCCACTAATCTATTTTCAATTGTTTGAAGTCTACTCATAAGAATCCCCTTACTATAAAGATATTTTTAAGCCATAATTTTAACTC includes:
- a CDS encoding NAD(P)H-dependent flavin oxidoreductase — protein: MFYNEMTDRLRIEYPIIQAPMAGGITTAELVAAVSRAGALGMIGAGYMTPEQMRSQIVEVKERTKKPFGVNLFVPNEFEASEEEIIRANCLLNPLREELNLPAKELAVVPDYEQLKKTFHEQIKVIIEESIPICTFTFGIPSSEIIAELKQANTLLIGTATTVEEAVVNEERGMDMVVVQGSEAGGHRGNFLPGAIEGSIGSMSLIPQVVDHVSIPVIAAGGIMDGRGLMAAVCLGAKGVQLGTAFLTCAESGAQDVHKEAVLHANENDTTLTRSFSGKWARGIHNRFTEVMQKHEAGLPEFPVQNTLTQDIRKVSSANENPDYLSLWSGQSPRLARSLSAESLIKAILSEAEEIKRTQ
- a CDS encoding ATP-dependent nuclease, which gives rise to MKIKELSITKFKSIDDIYINTDNLVSIVGKNNYGKTAIFDAIQVFFRKRKFTEKDIHMFSSEELPVISITFQQIDTIDLQLLLESSINRKKAQDFYNQALKKREVQITLFFEKDNDKYKGWYVFEENQERIPPKTIEEFLPDLKYISSIRNPEDNSFSKKSSNISQLMEMLIGGNKKRDNNEEVIIDGVPLKISDVKKELKKLEDEKVKLLSYELSNKFQEIIGNQSLSIEIQADQTDIIHLHKTKIRDHDILNEAINSFDIESSGTGMQSLLIIAILEAYIEHTIGEQDFILIIEEPEVYLHPSLQRKIINILRELSISNQVFISTHSPVVVSQLAPQELICIKKERGITKKLSSDPIHIISELGIKPDDIFQHTKILFVEGPDDKKLIKSILQTLMKYKKIKTDLLKVIQIIEVGGIDTLGFYTNARILDVMNKAHHNNYKFWILVDSDGNTKNEVKTKIEKSLSEFSYIYNKDNAFILEEYSIESYFIDENILCFLFDHLDKEKTAALCRKYFEIYNRGKAEKNKIGKSQFQNRYKPKNFFSAKEEIFYKQTWGLSNEEIKLLNEIQRNWNTTNIDLYIEQFPLELIEGSKLSEFMRCMYAIEDQI
- a CDS encoding DUF4041 domain-containing protein, which gives rise to MVKKHIKLMIRSFNNECDAVIHKVKFNNVESAEKKIRKAREQLDKLNRYLSIEITDYFLNLKLEEPYLAYEYAKKLNE